One Halomonas sp. M4R1S46 genomic window carries:
- a CDS encoding C39 family peptidase has product MMKDSQAPPLLLVVLLAMLGGGAVGSTEAGQVNISSLFGSFHVEAKSLSEISWERVVRQEYDFSCGSAAVATLLTYHYDRPTTEGEVFEAMIREGDRDQIQVYGFSMLDMKRYLDAQGLDSDGFEISLDDFMRIGVPAITLINTGGYKHFVVVKGVDDRNVLVGDPAAGTVVVPKEMFETLWTGTVLGARADLDVAQNHFNSERDWRVRPASPIEEGVQRYNVGANLLSLPGSIELGR; this is encoded by the coding sequence ATGATGAAGGATTCACAAGCTCCCCCCCTTCTGCTGGTGGTACTGCTGGCCATGTTGGGGGGCGGTGCGGTTGGCTCCACGGAAGCCGGCCAGGTCAATATATCGAGTCTCTTCGGCTCCTTCCACGTCGAGGCCAAGAGCCTGTCGGAGATCAGTTGGGAGAGAGTGGTGCGGCAGGAATACGACTTCAGCTGTGGCTCGGCGGCAGTGGCGACCCTGCTGACCTATCACTATGATCGCCCGACCACGGAAGGCGAGGTCTTCGAGGCGATGATTCGTGAGGGAGACCGGGATCAGATCCAGGTTTACGGCTTTTCCATGCTGGATATGAAACGTTATCTGGATGCCCAGGGACTCGACTCCGATGGCTTCGAGATTTCCTTGGATGACTTCATGCGCATCGGCGTGCCCGCCATTACCCTTATCAATACGGGCGGGTACAAGCACTTCGTGGTCGTCAAGGGGGTGGATGACCGGAATGTCCTGGTCGGCGACCCGGCGGCGGGAACCGTCGTGGTCCCGAAGGAGATGTTCGAGACGCTGTGGACCGGTACGGTGCTCGGTGCTCGGGCCGACCTGGACGTGGCCCAGAACCATTTCAACAGCGAGCGTGACTGGCGTGTTCGACCTGCCTCGCCTATCGAGGAAGGGGTTCAGCGCTACAACGTCGGCGCCAACCTGCTCTCGCTACCGGGCAGTATCGAATTGGGTAGGTAA